One window of the Cryptomeria japonica chromosome 7, Sugi_1.0, whole genome shotgun sequence genome contains the following:
- the LOC131035426 gene encoding SKP1-like protein 1, with the protein MAANIITLRLCKGTKDFEDFEVDKMVAMESEVIKNCIQDTHHGMEPLKLCLPSGHTEPVKVLEKVLEYCDYHAHAKSSSISEEDVKIWDTDFTKNIMAADRNLGSVCHILKAADFLQIIGLCNLLSKTIANFIKDNFLRDGTE; encoded by the coding sequence ATGGCAGCGAATATCATTACATTGAGGCTGTGCAAAGGTACGAAAGACTTTGAAGATTTCGAGGTGGATAAAATGGTTGCAATGGAATCAGAGGTCATAAAGAATTGTATCCAAGACACTCATCATGGGATGGAGCCTCTAAAGCTTTGTCTTCCTTCCGGTCACACCGAACCTGTCAAAGTTCTGGAGAAAGTATTAGAGTATTGTGACTACCATGCTCATGCAAAATCCAGCAGTATATCAGAAGAAGATGTGAAGATATGGGATACGGACTTTACTAAAAATATTATGGCTGCCGATCGAAATCTGGGGTCTGTCTGTCACATTCTTAAGGCTGctgattttcttcaaattattgGCTTGTGTAATTTGTTATCTAAGACTATTGCAAATTTCATTAAGGACAATTTTTTAAGAGATGGAACAGAATAA